One segment of Tachyglossus aculeatus isolate mTacAcu1 chromosome 16, mTacAcu1.pri, whole genome shotgun sequence DNA contains the following:
- the TMEM35B gene encoding transmembrane protein 35B, with amino-acid sequence MALALAVLRVLLGLFFALTGAAKLTEHLSAHVYAQMKAQFVQFADVFPLKDLGYQPDPGQYLQAVGWIELVAGFLLAFGPQLLREISNFVLTLVMIGAIYTLLVLKEPVATCAPAALCLGLLLLLNIRSRETRPHKDKYQ; translated from the exons ATGGCGCTCGCGCTCGCGGTGCTGCGCGTCTTGCTGGGCCTCTTCTTCGCGCTCACGGGGGCGGCCAAACTCACGGAGCACCTCTCGGCCCACGTGTACGCGCAGATG AAAGCCCAGTTCGTGCAGTTCGCCGACGTCTTTCCTCTCAAGGACTTGGGCTACCAGCCGGACCCAGGCCAGTACCTGCAGGCGGTGGGCTGGATCGAGTTGGTAGCTGGCTTCCTGTTGGCTTTCGGACCCCAGCTGCTCCGAGAGATCAGCAACTTTGTCCTCACCCTGGTGATGATAG GCGCCATCTACACCCTCCTGGTGCTGAAGGAGCCGGTGGCCACTTGTGCCCCGGCCGCGCTCTGCCTcggcctcctgctgctgctcaacATCCGGAGCCGCGAGACCCGCCCCCACAAGGACAAGTACCAGTGA